The Panicum hallii strain FIL2 chromosome 9, PHallii_v3.1, whole genome shotgun sequence genome has a window encoding:
- the LOC112875210 gene encoding translocase of chloroplast 159, chloroplastic-like, which yields MALLVRARLSSLDDDDDDSATVSSLSSAPSSPPLSPLPASPPLRARAAVLGAPRVAAQLSSAEEDASESFDDATSSGEDAELVEEVSNGFFFTVARVPPPPPPPEDAILVPGGETAGAAGAPESGDNFGAADVSLEETFMSAKSVLEVLDASARSRLDGAIADGNGTGVEGSLDGSFQSSGSVIGGLDGGEAAESGDLVDVTDVPALMDGKQGEQDAGAEAVNDVAPEPFMPVAGVDDLRVVDALEGKGVSDHEVGELLPVLSATEGQDAGVGLRNDDSDAKGSTSKYEAVLDVEDASPEYVATRDATSDIVEVRDNVDDPDSIADGGHTKVDEEADGDDEASDDLTSMPVSASDDAVELLVKELEDNVPASKGTRFGVDDSDDEINGDAEYEDEVNGKEIEFFDYAALVELLRAANISMGEGNAKVFPVESSEPKHLPPKISSIPRTDMASTPVLEVTSDPEQEMTDEEKKLYRKVDMARIKYMRLIHRLGYDTNHLVPVQVLYRLSLVEGFRRVRMSNHSSELENAWKRALQLEAEGIEEVEFSCNVLVLGKTGVGKSATINSIFGEDKSKTNAFLPATSSVKEITGVVDGVRFRVIDTPGLGTSAKDEKSNRKVLNSVKKYMKRCPPDIILYVDRIDTQRQEADSLFPLRHITSVLGLSIWSRAIITLTHSGAAPPEGPSGSAINYGMVVTHRTHAIQQSIRQVTNDPRIENPVALVENHHLCRRNTEGEKVLPDGLTWRRLLLLLCYSKKMIAEIDNLSTRRASPASLLGRFFQVPTLPYFLSSLLQSREHPRSSNDHYVGSVDSDFDPDELLNENQEDEEDDYDHLPPFKPLSKAQVAKLSKEQQKLYFDEYDYRTKLLQKKQLKEQLRRFKEMKEGDNNDAPSDDDHPDDEFDTDRSPMPDWALPSSFDSDDPVYRYRCLEPTPNLLVRAVNNPDVWDHDCGFDGVSVQHSLDVANKYPASLWVQVNKDKREFTIHLDSSMSVKHGYHASSLAGFDIQTIMDQLAYTLRGETKFKNFKRNVTTGGLSMTFLGNTMVTGAKFEDKLSVGNRLTLLANTGAVSMCGDAAYGVNMEATLREKSYPVGQGLATLGASLVRWRKEWTMATHLDSQFSVGRTSNMAVRVDVNNKLTGRVSIKANTSEQLKIALLAICSATMYLWNKMHPGADPNA from the coding sequence ATGGCGCtgctcgtgcgcgcgcggcTGTCCtcgctcgacgacgacgacgacgactcgGCCACGGTGTCCTCGCTGTCCTCGGCCCCGTCCTCCCCGCCGCTCTCGCCGCTCCCGGCGTCCCCGCcgctgcgcgcgcgcgcggcggtccTCGGCGCCCCGCGCGTCGCGGCGCAGCTCTCGTCCGCCGAAGAGGACGCCAGCGAGTCGTTCGACGACGCCACCAGCTCCGGGGAGGACGCCGAGCTGGTGGAGGAGGTCTCCAACGGCTTCTTCTTCACCGTCGCCAGggtgccgccgcccccgcccccgcccgaggACGCCATCCTGGTCCCAGGCGGCGAGACGGCGGGGGCCGCCGGTGCGCCCGAGAGCGGGGACAATTTCGGCGCCGCGGATGTGTCGCTGGAGGAGACCTTCATGAGCGCCAAGAGCGTCTTGGAAGTGCTCGACGCCAGCGCAAGGAGCAGATTGGACGGTGCCATTGCGGATGGCAATGGTACGGGCGTCGAAGGTTCGCTAGATGGGAGCTTCCAGAGTTCCGGGAGTGTCATCGGTGGGCTGGATGGTGGAGAGGCTGCTGAATCAGGTGATCTGGTGGATGTTACCGATGTTCCTGCCCTGATGGATGGTAAGCAGGGGGAGCAGGATGCTGGTGCTGAGGCTGTCAATGATGTGGCgcctgaacctttcatgcctgTTGCTGGGGTCGATGACCTGCGTGTTGTGGATGCTTTGGAGGGGAAGGGCGTGTCTGATCATGAGGTTGGTGAATTGCTTCCAGTTCTCAGTGCTACAGAAGGACAGGATGCTGGTGTTGGACTTCGCAATGATGATTCTGATGCAAAAGGTAGTACATCCAAGTATGAGGCTGTCCTGGATGTTGAAGATGCTAGTCCTGAATATGTTGCCACAAGAGATGCCACATCTGACATCGTGGAAGTTCGTGATAATGTTGATGACCCAGATTCCATTGCAGATGGTGGTCATACTAAAGTAGATGAGGAAGctgatggtgatgatgaagcTTCCGATGATCTTACATCCATGCCAGTCTCTGCAAGTGACGATGCTGTGGAACTTCTTGTGAAAGAATTGGAGGACAATGTGCCTGCTTCCAAAGGAACACGCTTTGGTGTGGATGACTCAGATGATGAGATAAATGGCGACGCTGAATATGAAGATGAGGTGAATGGAAAGGAAATCGAGTTTTTTGATTATGCAGCTCTAGTTGAACTTCTAAGGGCCGCAAACATCTCGATGGGAGAAGGCAATGCCAAAGTTTTTCCAGTTGAATCTTCTGAGCCCAAACATCTGCCGCCCAAGATATCCAGCATTCCTAGGACAGACATGGCTTCTACTCCTGTGCTAGAAGTAACTTCCGACCCCGAGCAAGAGATGACTGATGAAGAAAAGAAGTTATACAGAAAGGTGGACATGGCACGAATCAAGTACATGCGTCTAATTCATAGATTGGGGTATGATACTAATCATCTGGTACCAGTACAAGTGTTGTATCGGCTTAGTCTTGTTGAAGGTTTCAGGCGCGTAAGGATGTCAAACCATTCCTCTGAGCTCGAGAATGCCTGGAAGAGGGCTTTGCAGCTTGAGGCAGAGGGAATTGAGGAAGTTGAATTCTCATGCAATGTTTTGGTCCTTGGGAAGACTGGGGTGGGGAAGAGTGCAACAATAAACTCCATCTTTGGCGAAGATAAATCCAAAACAAATGCTTTTCTACCAGCAACATCATCTGTGAAGGAGATTACTGGAGTTGTTGATGGTGTCAGATTTCGTGTTATTGACACCCCTGGACTTGGGACTTCGGCCAAGGATGAAAAATCAAATAGGAAAGTGCTCAATTCTGTTAAGAAGTATATGAAGAGATGCCCTCCTGATATTATTCTGTATGTCGATCGGATTGATACCCAGCGACAGGAGGCAGATAGCCTATTCCCCTTGCGACATATTACCAGTGTGCTAGGCCTGTCAATATGGTCCAGAGCAATTATTACTCTCACTCACTCAGGAGCAGCTCCCCCTGAAGGCCCTAGTGGTTCGGCAATAAACTATGGTATGGTTGTGACTCATCGAACTCATGCAATTCAGCAAAGCATCCGGCAGGTAACCAATGATCCTCGAATTGAGAATCCAGTGGCTCTTGTGGAGAACCATCATCTCTGTCGGAGGAACACAGAGGGTGAAAAGGTGCTTCCTGATGGCCTTACTTGGAGGCGTCTGCTCCTCCTCCTATGCTACTCAAAGAAGATGATCGCTGAGATTGACAATCTGTCAACCCGCCGTGCTTCTCCTGCAAGTTTATTAGGTCGCTTTTTTCAAGTGCCTACACTTCCTTACTTCCTATCATCTTTGTTGCAATCTAGAGAGCACCCTAGGAGTTCTAATGACCATTATGTTGGGAGTGTGGACTCAGATTTTGATCCAGATGAATTGTTGAATGAGAATCAAGAGGATGAGGAAGATGATTATGATCATCTTCCTCCCTTTAAGCCACTAAGTAAAGCTCAGGTTGCAAAACTCTCCAAGGAGCAACAGAAGTTGTATTTTGATGAATATGATTACCGAACTAAGCTTCTTCAGAAAAAGCAGTTGAAGGAACAGCTCAGAAGATTTAAGGAAATGAAGGAGGGCGATAACAATGATGCACCTTCTGATGATGATCATCCTGATGATGAATTTGATACAGATAGATCTCCGATGCCAGACTGGGCCTTGCCGTCATCGTTTGACTCCGATGATCCTGTGTACCGTTATCGGTGCCTTGAGCCTACACCGAACCTTCTGGTGCGTGCTGTTAACAACCCTGATGTATGGGATCATGATTGTGGTTTTGATGGTGTGAGCGTCCAACACAGCCTTGATGTTGCTAACAAATATCCAGCTTCTCTGTGGGTTCAagttaacaaggacaaaagagaGTTCACCATTCATTTGGATTCCTCCATGTCAGTTAAACATGGATATCATGCCTCGAGCCTTGCAGGCTTTGACATCCAAACAATTATGGACCAGCTTGCTTACACTCTCAGAGGGGAGACCAAATTCAAGAACTTCAAGAGAAACGTCACTACTGGTGGTTTATCCATGACTTTTTTGGGCAATACCATGGTGACTGGAGCGAAATTTGAAGACAAGCTTTCAGTTGGTAACAGGTTAACACTGCTAGCTAACACTGGTGCTGTGTCCATGTGTGGTGATGCCGCATATGGGGTGAATATGGAGGCAACTCTGCGTGAAAAAAGTTATCCTGTAGGTCAAGGGCTTGCAACTTTGGGTGCATCCTTAGTAAGGTGGCGTAAAGAGTGGACCATGGCTACACACTTGGATTCCCAGTTCTCTGTTGGGAGGACTTCAAACATGGCAGTTCGTGTTGATGTAAACAACAAACTAACTGGACGGGTGAGCATCAAGGCCAACACTTCAGAACAGCTGAAGATTGCCCTTTTAGCTATCTGTTCCGCGACAATGTATCTGTGGAACAAGATGCATCCTGGTGCCGATCCTAATGCTTAG